From a single Thermoleophilaceae bacterium genomic region:
- a CDS encoding SDR family oxidoreductase yields MPTALITGASRGLGLALARALVRDNWKLVIDARGAADLESVARELGQLGDVTALPGDVSDPVHRRELVDAAGGTIDLLVNNASTLGPSPQPRLALYPASELQRVFRVNVLAPVALIQLALPHIPEGGTIINATSDAAVEGYEGWGGYGSAKAALEQISAVLGVENPDLRVYAVDPGDMRTQMHQEAFPGEDISDRPPPEESVPGFIALIEGDLPSGRYRSADLVKVEAR; encoded by the coding sequence ATGCCAACCGCACTCATCACCGGAGCCTCACGCGGACTGGGGCTCGCCCTTGCCCGCGCTCTTGTCCGCGACAACTGGAAGCTTGTGATCGACGCCCGCGGCGCCGCGGATCTCGAATCCGTGGCGCGCGAGCTGGGCCAGCTCGGCGACGTGACCGCGCTGCCAGGCGACGTATCCGATCCCGTGCATCGCCGCGAGCTGGTGGACGCCGCCGGCGGGACGATCGATCTGCTCGTGAACAACGCGAGCACGCTCGGGCCGAGCCCGCAGCCGCGGCTTGCGCTCTACCCGGCGTCGGAGCTGCAGCGCGTGTTCCGCGTGAACGTGCTCGCGCCCGTGGCTCTCATCCAGCTCGCGCTGCCGCACATTCCGGAGGGCGGGACGATCATCAACGCCACCTCCGACGCCGCCGTGGAGGGGTACGAGGGCTGGGGCGGGTACGGCTCGGCGAAGGCGGCTCTCGAGCAGATCAGCGCCGTGCTTGGCGTGGAGAACCCGGACCTGCGGGTGTACGCCGTCGACCCAGGGGACATGCGCACCCAGATGCACCAGGAGGCGTTCCCCGGCGAGGACATCTCGGACCGCCCGCCGCCGGAGGAGAGCGTGCCCGGCTTCATAGCGCTGATCGAAGGTGACCTGCCGAGCGGCCGCTACCGCAGCGCGGACCTCGTGAAAGTGGAGGCAAGGTGA
- a CDS encoding response regulator transcription factor, whose product MADAIRVMLVDDHAVVREGLRTFLELQDGIEVVGEAEDGRQALGEAERLRPDVILMDLVMPELDGVGAMRELRRRLPATRVIVLTSFAEDERLLPAIQAGAAGYLLKNVRPKELARAVRAAHAGEALIDPLVAARLVEAIAQPPGEEPRDELTPREREVLELIGRGMSNKRIALELGVSEKTVKTHVGHLLAKLGVADRTQAAMHAVRAGLLSPKT is encoded by the coding sequence GTGGCTGACGCCATCCGCGTGATGCTCGTGGACGACCACGCCGTGGTGCGCGAGGGGCTGCGCACCTTCCTCGAGCTTCAGGATGGGATCGAGGTCGTGGGCGAGGCCGAGGATGGACGGCAGGCCCTGGGGGAGGCGGAGCGGCTCCGCCCCGACGTGATCCTGATGGACCTCGTGATGCCGGAGCTCGACGGCGTGGGCGCGATGCGCGAGCTGCGCCGGAGGCTGCCGGCCACGCGCGTGATCGTGCTCACGAGCTTCGCCGAGGACGAGCGCCTCCTGCCGGCGATCCAGGCGGGCGCGGCGGGCTACCTGCTGAAGAACGTGCGGCCGAAGGAGCTGGCGCGCGCGGTGCGCGCGGCACACGCGGGGGAGGCGCTCATCGACCCGCTGGTGGCGGCGCGCCTCGTGGAGGCGATCGCCCAGCCGCCCGGCGAGGAGCCGCGCGATGAGCTCACGCCGCGCGAGCGCGAGGTGCTCGAGCTGATCGGGCGCGGGATGTCCAACAAGCGCATCGCGCTCGAACTCGGCGTGTCCGAGAAGACGGTGAAGACGCACGTGGGTCATCTGCTCGCGAAGCTCGGCGTTGCGGATCGCACCCAGGCGGCGATGCACGCCGTGCGCGCGGGGCTTCTCAGCCCAAAGACCTAG
- a CDS encoding GAF domain-containing sensor histidine kinase, with amino-acid sequence MAQPLNPALKAVSDAVLAVASQQSVERVLQQLVECARELAGARYAALGIPDGAGGFSQFLTTGMSDELIASMGPLPRTHGMLGAMLEETRPFRTDDLHKDPRFRGWWPKGHPDMRSFLGVPIVSPDGVIGSFYLTHKEGADSFSDEDQELIELLASHAAIAITNARLYERSRELSILEERNRLALELHDAVSQKLFSLVLTAESAETLLERDGQAARAQVERLKELSREALDELRSLILELRPPDLDRDGLCGALRKHVEVLRQLHPVEIALRIEDAVSAGDDGRDQEVFRIAQEALQNALRHAGARHVELRLGRHDGGLSLEVRDDGVGFQPDDPELRSRRLGLTSMEERAARLGGRLAIHSAPGAGTDIRLEVAARG; translated from the coding sequence ATGGCTCAGCCGCTCAATCCGGCTCTCAAGGCGGTGAGCGATGCGGTGCTCGCGGTCGCGTCGCAGCAGTCGGTGGAGCGGGTGCTCCAGCAGCTCGTGGAGTGCGCGCGTGAGCTCGCAGGCGCGCGCTACGCCGCGCTCGGAATACCGGACGGTGCGGGCGGCTTCAGCCAGTTCCTCACCACTGGCATGAGCGACGAGCTGATCGCCTCGATGGGCCCGCTGCCGCGCACGCACGGCATGCTCGGCGCGATGCTCGAGGAGACGCGACCGTTCCGCACGGATGACCTGCACAAAGATCCGCGCTTCCGCGGCTGGTGGCCGAAGGGGCATCCGGACATGCGCTCTTTCCTGGGCGTGCCGATCGTCTCGCCTGACGGCGTGATCGGGTCCTTCTACCTCACGCACAAGGAGGGTGCCGACAGCTTCAGCGACGAGGACCAGGAGCTGATCGAGCTGCTCGCCTCGCACGCCGCGATCGCGATCACGAACGCACGCCTGTACGAGCGAAGCCGCGAGCTGTCGATCCTCGAGGAGCGCAATCGCCTGGCGCTCGAGCTGCACGACGCCGTGAGCCAGAAGCTGTTCAGCCTCGTGCTCACCGCGGAGTCCGCCGAGACGCTGCTCGAGCGCGACGGTCAGGCCGCGCGCGCTCAGGTGGAGCGGCTGAAGGAGCTGTCGCGCGAGGCGCTCGACGAGCTGCGTTCGCTGATCCTCGAGCTGCGCCCGCCGGACCTCGACCGGGACGGCCTCTGCGGCGCGCTGCGAAAGCACGTGGAGGTGCTGCGACAGCTTCACCCGGTGGAGATCGCACTGCGGATCGAGGACGCGGTGTCGGCCGGGGACGACGGCCGCGACCAGGAGGTGTTCCGCATCGCGCAGGAGGCACTGCAGAACGCCTTGCGGCACGCGGGCGCGCGGCACGTGGAGCTGCGCCTCGGCCGCCACGATGGCGGCCTGTCGCTCGAGGTGCGCGACGACGGCGTGGGGTTCCAGCCCGACGACCCTGAGCTCCGCTCGCGGCGGCTCGGCCTGACCTCGATGGAGGAGCGCGCGGCGCGGCTGGGCGGCCGTCTGGCCATCCACTCCGCGCCCGGCGCCGGGACGGACATCAGGCTCGAGGTGGCGGCTCGTGGCTGA